One window of Medicago truncatula cultivar Jemalong A17 chromosome 2, MtrunA17r5.0-ANR, whole genome shotgun sequence genomic DNA carries:
- the LOC11438828 gene encoding VQ motif-containing protein 4, whose protein sequence is MDSTSSMRYQEEQKSSLTSLPSPKTQSNGHNHSHNQIPSPRPISLPSPKTQTQSNGHNHNHNHNQIPSPRPITRSEPGNPYPTTFVQADTTSFKQVVQMLTGSSETAKQASTSTKANHNHNIPPKKQQGFKLYERRNSFHKNLNINPLLPPIFSNSTFSPRNKQEILSPSILDFPSLVLSPVTPLIPDPFNRSGSSSSSSAARNGSSLDSLAEDKAIREKGFFLHPSPRAASTSRDSEPRLLPLFPTSSPRASGPSSSSKYSAS, encoded by the coding sequence atggATTCCACATCATCAATGAGATACCAAGAGGAACAAAAATCATCTCTCACTTCACTACCTTCACCAAAAACTCAAAGCAATGGACACAACCATAGCCATAACCAAATTCCTTCACCAAGACCCATTTCACTACCTTCACcaaaaactcaaactcaaaGCAATGGACACAACCATAACCATAACCATAACCAAATTCCATCACCGAGACCCATAACAAGATCCGAACCAGGTAACCCATATCCAACAACATTTGTTCAAGCTGACACAACCTCGTTCAAACAAGTTGTTCAAATGTTAACTGGTTCCTCGGAGACAGCAAAACAAGCTTCAACTTCAACAAAAGCAAACCATAACCATAACATTcctccaaaaaaacaacaaggtTTCAAACTCTATGAAAGAAGAAACTCATTTCACAAAAACCTTAACATTAACCCTTTATTACCACCCATTTTCTCAAACTCAACTTTCTCACCTCGTAACAAACAAGAGATCTTGTCACCTAGTATCCTAGATTTTCCTTCTCTTGTTCTTAGCCCGGTTACACCACTTATACCCGACCCATTTAACCGATccggttcttcttcttcttcttctgctgcTAGAAATGGTTCTTCTTTGGATTCTTTAGCTGAAGATAAAGCTATAAGAGAAAAGGGTTTCTTTCTGCATCCTTCTCCTAGAGCTGCTTCAACTTCTAGAGACTCTGAACCTCGTTTGCTTCCTCTTTTTCCTACTTCTTCTCCTAGGGCTTCAggtccttcatcttcttcaaaataTTCTGCATCTTGa